The following are from one region of the Ptychodera flava strain L36383 chromosome 15, AS_Pfla_20210202, whole genome shotgun sequence genome:
- the LOC139150779 gene encoding actin-like gives MGHKGSYSRDKAHNNRGILTLRCPIEHGIVTNWDDIEKIWHHTFYNELRVAPEEHPVLLTEAPLPSQQREDDEVLSLHSPGRTTGSGIALDSGDSVMHVVPKATFCRTPYREQFWLDEI, from the exons ATGGGACACAAGGGCAGCTACAGCCGAGACAAGGCGCATAACAATAGAGGTATTCTAACCTTGAGATGTCCCATCGAACACGGAATCGTTACGAACTGGGATGACATAGAGAAGATCTGGCATCACACTTTCTACAATGAACTGCGTGTCGCTCCGGAAGAACACCCAGTATTACTAACAGAAGCGCCCTTGCCAAGCCAACAGAGAGAGGATGATGAAG TCCTGTCACTGCATTCCCCGGGTCGCACCACTGGCAGTGGTATTGCACTGGACAGTGGTGACAGTGTGATGCACGTGGTGCCGAAGGCTACATTCTGTCGCACACCATACAGAGAACAGTTTTGGCTAGACGAGATTTGA